A portion of the Elusimicrobiota bacterium genome contains these proteins:
- a CDS encoding glycosyltransferase family 2 protein, translating to MSALTVVVPAHDAGPFLREAVDSLLAERLPGLEIVVVDDGSTDGSLRSVERLPIRLVRQKNRGEAAARNAGVRVATAPFVTFLDADDVLAPGALASRLEFLSAHPEECAVGGLPSRLIDESGRTAAEVFARMSAKLVFPFRLNDAFYRAGNFFPVSCSLYLYRREAFDRVGPYDEALPAAPDCDFHFRLLKSVEIPVLRVPVFDRRLHGGNLSLTGAGAKAPSFRPEILDAVRLINRRHGFDPKEISPWENEYL from the coding sequence ATGAGCGCGCTCACCGTCGTCGTCCCCGCGCACGACGCCGGCCCCTTCCTCCGGGAGGCGGTCGACAGCCTTCTGGCCGAGCGCCTGCCCGGCCTCGAGATCGTCGTCGTCGACGACGGCTCCACCGACGGAAGCCTCCGGTCCGTCGAGCGCCTTCCCATCCGGCTCGTGCGGCAGAAGAACAGGGGCGAGGCGGCGGCGCGCAACGCGGGCGTGCGGGTCGCGACGGCCCCGTTCGTGACCTTCCTCGACGCCGACGACGTCCTGGCCCCGGGGGCGCTCGCCTCCCGGCTCGAGTTCCTGTCGGCTCATCCGGAGGAATGCGCCGTCGGAGGCCTGCCCTCGCGCCTCATCGACGAGAGCGGCCGGACCGCGGCCGAGGTGTTCGCGCGGATGTCGGCGAAGCTCGTTTTCCCTTTCCGGTTGAACGACGCGTTCTATCGCGCCGGGAATTTCTTCCCCGTGTCCTGCTCCCTCTATCTCTACCGGCGCGAGGCGTTCGACCGCGTCGGCCCTTACGACGAGGCCTTGCCGGCCGCGCCCGACTGCGACTTCCATTTCCGGCTCCTGAAGTCCGTCGAGATCCCGGTCCTGCGGGTGCCGGTCTTCGACCGCCGCCTCCACGGGGGCAACCTGTCCTTGACGGGCGCGGGGGCGAAGGCGCCGTCGTTCCGCCCCGAGATCCTCGACGCGGTGCGCCTGATCAACCGCCGCCACGGCTTCGACCCGAAGGAGATCTCCCCGTGGGAGAACGAGTATCTATGA
- a CDS encoding Fic family protein: MTPLSELIFGTSENKEAKRLRRLLRAGQARKIAPRLYTTNLTDLPEKIVRDNYHEILGRLFPKAVISHRTALEGKPTASWEVFLTSSYPRKVVLPGLTVRIMKGPPAGIADKPFMVGDLFLASEPRAFLENLQPSRRGATTSKAISRQELEERLERTLRLRGEKALNNLRDEARRVANESGFLEEFKSLDAIIGAMLKTKPASGLQSALAKARAAGEAFDPERLRVFEALFSALKQTPLRETAEAHTNSEALRVLAFFESYFSNYIEGTKFEVDQAHEIVFEGRIPITRPKDAHDVLGTYRVVSNIAGLSERPQAMDSFWTLLSTRHEAMLGARPEIRPGEMKMDVNRAGDTVFVVPDLVRGTLARGLEFYKVLDSPSARAAFMMFLVSEVHPFNDGNGRIARVMMNAELVAAGLRRIIIPTVFRDDYLGALRALSRRGDPGAYLRMFDYAQLFSASIDFSDFPTARRALEAANAFKDPGEAKLVIRKSE; this comes from the coding sequence ATGACGCCCTTATCAGAACTCATCTTTGGGACATCAGAAAACAAGGAGGCCAAGCGCCTGCGCCGCTTATTGCGTGCAGGACAGGCTAGAAAGATTGCGCCACGCCTATACACAACCAATCTTACGGACCTGCCCGAGAAGATAGTCCGAGATAACTACCACGAAATCCTTGGGAGGCTTTTTCCCAAAGCAGTCATCAGCCATCGGACCGCGCTGGAAGGAAAGCCTACAGCAAGCTGGGAAGTATTTCTTACCAGCTCTTATCCCCGAAAAGTCGTATTGCCGGGCCTTACAGTCAGAATCATGAAGGGTCCGCCCGCTGGAATTGCGGACAAGCCCTTCATGGTGGGGGACCTCTTCCTCGCATCGGAACCACGAGCATTCCTCGAGAACCTCCAGCCAAGTCGCCGAGGAGCGACCACGTCAAAGGCCATTTCCCGTCAAGAGCTAGAAGAACGTCTTGAAAGAACCCTTCGCCTAAGGGGCGAGAAAGCCCTAAACAATCTACGTGATGAAGCTCGGCGCGTCGCTAACGAATCCGGCTTCCTCGAAGAGTTTAAGTCGCTGGATGCGATCATCGGGGCAATGCTCAAGACAAAACCGGCTTCTGGACTGCAATCAGCATTGGCCAAGGCACGGGCAGCAGGAGAGGCGTTCGATCCGGAGCGGCTAAGAGTATTCGAGGCTCTTTTCTCTGCCCTAAAACAAACTCCGCTACGAGAGACTGCTGAGGCGCATACAAATTCAGAAGCTTTGCGAGTGCTCGCCTTCTTCGAGTCCTACTTTTCAAATTATATTGAAGGGACAAAATTCGAAGTTGATCAGGCGCATGAGATCGTATTTGAAGGGAGGATCCCAATCACGCGTCCAAAGGATGCGCATGATGTCTTAGGAACTTATCGAGTTGTCTCGAACATCGCAGGGCTGAGTGAACGGCCTCAAGCCATGGATTCGTTTTGGACGCTGCTCTCAACTCGCCATGAAGCTATGCTCGGCGCCAGGCCAGAAATTCGGCCAGGCGAGATGAAGATGGACGTCAACCGCGCCGGGGACACGGTATTTGTCGTGCCAGATCTCGTAAGAGGGACGCTGGCAAGAGGCCTTGAGTTTTATAAGGTCCTGGATTCTCCATCGGCTCGGGCGGCGTTCATGATGTTTCTGGTTTCCGAGGTTCACCCTTTTAACGATGGCAACGGCCGTATTGCTCGCGTGATGATGAATGCCGAGCTGGTCGCGGCAGGTTTACGACGGATCATCATCCCAACAGTATTTCGCGACGATTACCTCGGCGCGCTTCGAGCTCTTAGCCGGAGAGGCGATCCTGGCGCTTATCTGCGCATGTTTGATTACGCCCAGTTATTTTCAGCAAGCATCGATTTCTCCGACTTTCCAACTGCGCGGCGGGCATTGGAAGCGGCGAACGCTTTCAAAGACCCCGGAGAAGCGAAGCTCGTCATCCGAAAGAGCGAGTAA
- the htpX gene encoding protease HtpX, with product MTWMKRVFLFMAVNLLVVLTISVLLSVLGVGPYLSARGIDYGSLAAFCLAWGMGGAFVSLSLSRVMAKWSMGVKVLDARSGHPLVGTVHGLARRAGLPAMPEVGIYDSPEPNAFATGPTKSRALVAVSTGLLESMSQDELEGVLAHEIAHVANGDMVTMTLIQGVVNAFVMFLARVIAFALSRGSDRDHRGMDRLTVFALEIALGILGMVVVAWFSRHREFRADAGSAKLGGREKMIAALQALQRRFEPHDTQEALATLKIAGGRGGFLALISTHPPLADRIAALRRA from the coding sequence ATGACCTGGATGAAACGCGTGTTCCTATTCATGGCCGTGAACCTGCTGGTGGTCCTCACCATCTCCGTCCTGCTGTCGGTGCTGGGCGTGGGACCGTACCTGAGCGCGAGGGGCATCGACTACGGCTCGCTCGCCGCGTTCTGCCTCGCGTGGGGCATGGGCGGCGCCTTCGTCTCGCTGTCCCTGTCGCGCGTGATGGCCAAGTGGAGCATGGGAGTCAAGGTCCTCGACGCGCGCTCCGGCCACCCGCTGGTCGGGACCGTCCACGGCCTCGCGCGCCGCGCGGGCCTGCCGGCGATGCCCGAGGTCGGGATCTACGACAGCCCCGAGCCCAACGCCTTCGCCACGGGCCCGACGAAGTCCCGCGCGCTGGTCGCCGTCTCGACCGGCCTGCTCGAGAGCATGAGCCAGGACGAGCTCGAGGGCGTGCTCGCCCACGAGATCGCCCACGTCGCCAACGGCGACATGGTCACGATGACCTTGATCCAGGGCGTGGTCAACGCCTTCGTCATGTTCCTGGCCCGGGTCATCGCCTTCGCGCTGAGCCGCGGCTCCGACCGCGACCACCGGGGGATGGACCGCCTGACGGTGTTCGCGCTCGAGATCGCTCTCGGAATACTGGGCATGGTCGTCGTCGCCTGGTTCTCCCGCCACCGGGAGTTCCGCGCCGACGCCGGCAGCGCCAAGCTCGGCGGCCGCGAGAAGATGATCGCCGCCCTGCAGGCCCTGCAGCGCCGCTTCGAGCCCCACGACACGCAGGAGGCGCTGGCGACGCTCAAGATCGCCGGCGGGCGCGGCGGCTTCCTGGCGCTGATCTCGACGCATCCGCCGCTGGCGGACCGCATCGCGGCCCTGCGCAGGGCCTAG
- a CDS encoding carbonic anhydrase, which yields MRKLVEGIVRFRREMRPEYRAQFAHLALDQKPDTLFVACSDSRVVPNTFASTDPGDLFVLRNPGNIIPSEAASRAPAAAGAAAAVEFAVRRLGVTDAVVCGHSDCGAMKALSSGTEASGGPLAAWLESAGDSLRELERRPELSPERPLHDRLAQAHALVQLEHLKTHGPVREALAAGRLRLHAWWFDLAGADVHAWEPELGRFTLIDEKEAERILARS from the coding sequence ATGAGAAAGCTGGTCGAGGGCATCGTCAGGTTCCGCCGCGAGATGCGGCCAGAGTACCGCGCGCAGTTCGCCCACCTGGCACTCGACCAGAAGCCCGACACTTTGTTCGTCGCCTGCTCCGACAGCCGCGTCGTGCCCAACACCTTCGCCTCGACCGACCCCGGCGACCTCTTCGTCCTGCGCAACCCGGGCAACATCATCCCGAGCGAGGCGGCCTCGCGCGCGCCCGCCGCGGCGGGCGCGGCCGCGGCCGTGGAGTTCGCGGTGCGCCGCCTCGGCGTCACCGACGCGGTCGTGTGCGGGCATTCCGACTGCGGCGCGATGAAGGCGCTGTCCTCGGGCACGGAGGCGAGCGGCGGCCCGTTGGCGGCCTGGCTCGAATCGGCGGGGGACTCGCTGCGCGAGCTGGAGCGGCGCCCGGAGCTCTCGCCGGAACGCCCGCTCCACGACCGCCTGGCCCAGGCCCACGCGCTCGTCCAACTCGAGCACCTGAAGACGCACGGGCCGGTGCGGGAGGCGCTGGCCGCCGGACGCCTGCGCCTGCACGCCTGGTGGTTCGACCTCGCCGGCGCCGACGTCCACGCCTGGGAGCCGGAACTGGGCCGGTTCACGCTCATCGACGAGAAGGAGGCGGAGCGCATACTCGCCCGCTCATGA
- a CDS encoding rhodanese-like domain-containing protein codes for MFIALPALMGAAAFGQELVLPERLRQLQVDKGSFTLVDVRDVGQYQIRHIDGAINIPKDAIGSADLPKGGRIILYCGDAHCPLSHAAAKTLMSNGVENIGVLYGGIAQWEKSGYPVLPVPIEKEKVKGDIDAGELQDRIHKTGAVVVVDVRSAEDFTAGHLPGARSIPLENLSKSVKSLRKHSDIVVYDRVSQRSKTAVRQLAEAGVGARALAGGVGAWAMKGFPLEAGSQKGS; via the coding sequence ATGTTCATCGCGCTTCCTGCGCTTATGGGAGCCGCCGCTTTCGGCCAAGAGTTGGTCTTGCCGGAAAGACTACGGCAGTTGCAGGTCGACAAGGGCTCCTTCACTTTGGTCGACGTGCGCGACGTCGGTCAGTACCAGATCCGCCACATCGACGGCGCTATCAATATCCCGAAGGACGCGATTGGATCGGCTGACCTGCCCAAAGGCGGACGGATCATCCTCTACTGCGGCGACGCGCATTGCCCGCTCAGCCACGCGGCGGCCAAGACTTTGATGTCGAACGGCGTCGAGAACATCGGAGTGCTCTACGGCGGAATCGCCCAGTGGGAGAAGAGCGGCTATCCCGTGCTGCCTGTGCCCATCGAGAAGGAGAAGGTGAAGGGCGACATCGACGCGGGGGAACTGCAGGACCGTATTCACAAGACCGGTGCGGTCGTCGTCGTGGACGTGCGCTCTGCCGAGGATTTCACCGCCGGGCATCTTCCAGGAGCCCGCAGCATTCCGCTGGAAAACCTCTCGAAGTCGGTGAAGTCACTCCGAAAGCATTCGGATATCGTGGTCTACGATCGCGTCTCGCAGCGCAGCAAGACCGCAGTGCGGCAGCTGGCCGAGGCGGGCGTCGGCGCGCGTGCGCTGGCGGGCGGAGTCGGGGCGTGGGCGATGAAGGGCTTTCCTTTAGAAGCGGGGTCTCAGAAAGGCTCATAA
- a CDS encoding SDR family oxidoreductase yields the protein MNEGAVLITGGGSGIGAACAAEFLRRGRSVAVVGRTASRLRAVKGALALAGDVGDEAFARRAFAAARRRFGSVDVLVNNAAWLVKKSLVDTTAAEWDETMRTNLRGPFLFSREFLRAARPGRAIVNIGSLGGVQGTAKFPGLSAYTVSKYGITGLTAALAVEARPRGVAVFCVAPGAVDTAMLRKAAPGLKAGALPPDVARVVADLALSDRPDLLSGAVIPLDTNR from the coding sequence ATGAATGAAGGCGCGGTCCTGATCACCGGCGGGGGGAGCGGCATCGGCGCGGCCTGCGCCGCGGAGTTCCTGCGCCGCGGACGCTCCGTCGCCGTCGTCGGCCGCACGGCGAGCCGCCTGAGGGCCGTGAAGGGCGCGCTGGCGCTGGCGGGAGACGTCGGCGACGAGGCCTTCGCGCGCCGCGCCTTCGCGGCGGCGCGCAGGCGCTTCGGCTCCGTGGACGTCCTCGTCAACAACGCGGCCTGGCTCGTCAAGAAGAGCCTCGTCGACACCACGGCCGCGGAGTGGGACGAGACCATGCGCACGAACCTGCGCGGGCCTTTCCTGTTCAGCCGCGAGTTCCTCCGCGCCGCGAGGCCCGGCCGGGCGATCGTCAACATCGGCTCGCTCGGCGGCGTCCAGGGGACCGCGAAGTTCCCCGGCCTCTCGGCCTACACGGTCAGCAAGTACGGGATCACGGGGCTGACCGCGGCGCTCGCCGTCGAGGCGCGGCCGCGGGGCGTCGCGGTGTTCTGCGTCGCCCCGGGCGCCGTGGACACGGCGATGCTCCGCAAGGCGGCGCCGGGCCTGAAGGCCGGGGCCCTTCCCCCGGACGTCGCCCGCGTCGTGGCGGACCTGGCCCTCTCCGACCGCCCCGACCTGCTGTCGGGCGCCGTGATC
- a CDS encoding TerC family protein translates to MIWIWSSFIAFVLALLALDLGVFHREAHVVKTKEALKWSAAWITLGLAFTAVVYFLYESHWNGIGLTADLMSVSAANPLGQNDGRAAALKFLTGYLIEKSLSVDNIFVIAMVFGMIKVPALYRHRVLFWGILGALLMRGVMIAVGAQMIARFSWTIYLFGGILILTALKMMLIKEDEADPAGSAFIRWARKVLPVTDRFHGEHFFVKAGTKASHEAPVPGADEQVDHAVDRAKHGTWMMTPLLLALIVVEFTDLVFAVDSIPAIFAITTDPFLVFTSNVFAILGLRSLYFALEGMIDSFHHLKTALALVLLLVGIKMMAHTWLKAVLGGNFNLWILLLVLTILAGGVIASLVFPKIKER, encoded by the coding sequence ATGATCTGGATCTGGTCCTCGTTCATCGCCTTCGTCCTCGCCCTTCTGGCCCTCGACCTCGGGGTGTTCCACCGCGAGGCCCACGTGGTCAAGACCAAGGAGGCCCTGAAGTGGTCCGCGGCGTGGATCACGCTGGGCCTGGCCTTCACCGCCGTGGTCTACTTCCTTTATGAAAGCCACTGGAACGGCATCGGGCTGACCGCGGACCTGATGTCGGTGTCCGCGGCGAACCCTCTCGGACAGAACGACGGCCGCGCGGCGGCCCTGAAGTTCCTGACCGGCTACCTCATCGAGAAGTCGCTCTCGGTGGACAACATCTTCGTGATCGCGATGGTGTTCGGCATGATCAAGGTCCCGGCGCTGTACCGCCACCGCGTGCTGTTCTGGGGCATCCTCGGCGCCCTGCTCATGCGCGGCGTCATGATCGCCGTCGGCGCGCAGATGATCGCGCGCTTCTCCTGGACCATCTACCTGTTCGGCGGGATCCTGATCCTGACCGCGCTGAAGATGATGCTCATCAAGGAGGACGAGGCCGACCCGGCGGGCAGCGCGTTCATCCGATGGGCGCGCAAGGTCCTCCCCGTCACCGACCGCTTCCACGGGGAGCATTTCTTCGTGAAGGCGGGCACCAAGGCCTCCCACGAGGCCCCCGTCCCCGGAGCCGACGAGCAGGTCGACCACGCCGTGGACCGGGCGAAGCACGGGACGTGGATGATGACGCCGCTGCTGCTGGCGCTCATCGTCGTCGAGTTCACCGACCTGGTGTTCGCGGTGGACTCGATCCCGGCCATATTCGCGATCACGACCGACCCGTTCCTCGTCTTCACGAGCAACGTCTTCGCGATCCTCGGCCTGCGCAGCCTGTACTTCGCGCTCGAGGGCATGATCGACAGCTTCCATCACCTGAAGACCGCCCTGGCCCTCGTGTTGCTCCTGGTCGGGATCAAGATGATGGCGCACACCTGGCTGAAGGCCGTCCTCGGCGGCAACTTCAACCTCTGGATCCTTCTGCTCGTGCTGACGATCCTGGCGGGCGGCGTGATCGCCTCGCTGGTTTTTCCTAAAATCAAGGAGAGGTAA
- a CDS encoding PorV/PorQ family protein, whose product MRALKVAGLIVLSAQVSWAAETASFLDIGVGGRALGMGGAYTALADDANALYWNPAGLARLEKREATASHAELFESTRLDFLAYANPTTQGVLSAGLTYLSQPKIPGRDSLGRPTGGYDASDAAVSLGFARKLDMADFGVSVKYVRSHIGSVEAQTVAVDVGAKRALGSLVFGAAFRNLGPGLKYDNERNDLPLRLAVGAAYKFAGGHAAAVEAVNGPRGAGTDGSFGGEFQALKNVYLRAGYTTQSAVTGGAGFDAARGLTFGLGMRNEKWSMDYAILPTGELGRSHRFSLGARF is encoded by the coding sequence ATGAGAGCACTCAAGGTCGCCGGACTGATCGTCCTCTCCGCCCAGGTCTCCTGGGCCGCGGAGACCGCGTCGTTTCTCGACATCGGCGTGGGCGGACGCGCGCTGGGCATGGGCGGCGCCTACACGGCCCTGGCCGACGACGCGAACGCCCTCTACTGGAACCCCGCGGGCTTGGCGCGCCTGGAGAAGCGCGAGGCGACGGCGAGCCATGCCGAGCTGTTCGAGAGCACGCGGCTCGACTTCCTGGCGTACGCGAATCCCACGACGCAGGGCGTCCTCTCGGCGGGGCTCACCTACCTGAGCCAGCCTAAGATTCCGGGGCGCGACAGCCTTGGACGCCCGACGGGAGGATATGACGCCTCGGACGCCGCCGTGAGCCTCGGCTTCGCCCGCAAGCTCGACATGGCCGATTTCGGCGTCTCCGTGAAGTACGTCCGCAGCCACATCGGCTCCGTCGAGGCGCAGACCGTCGCCGTGGACGTGGGCGCCAAACGAGCGCTGGGAAGCCTGGTGTTCGGCGCAGCGTTTCGCAACCTGGGGCCTGGGCTCAAGTACGACAACGAGCGCAACGACCTGCCCCTCAGGCTCGCCGTCGGCGCCGCCTACAAGTTCGCAGGAGGGCACGCGGCCGCAGTCGAGGCCGTCAACGGCCCGCGCGGCGCGGGAACGGACGGCTCCTTCGGCGGGGAGTTCCAGGCGCTCAAGAACGTCTATCTTCGTGCCGGCTACACCACCCAAAGCGCCGTCACCGGCGGCGCAGGCTTCGACGCGGCGCGCGGGTTGACCTTCGGCCTCGGCATGCGCAACGAGAAGTGGAGCATGGACTACGCGATCCTCCCGACCGGCGAGCTCGGGCGATCTCACCGGTTCAGCCTTGGTGCTCGATTTTAG